Proteins from one Halopseudomonas pelagia genomic window:
- a CDS encoding TonB-dependent receptor family protein, with the protein MKKIAPCAIGILSSLSFPAATNAQERQLSLPAQLVLGSEAQEDDTRLPLARSTLSADELETSNLGANLSESLQRVPGLVAVNRQNYAQDLQISSRGFGARAAFGVRGVRLVQDGIPLTMPDGQGQPALFDLDSMQRIEVLRGPLTTLYGNASGGIIQGFTGEGSFYPTLENRTAFGPDGLRRSRLRYGGQHGDLNINANVARLDTDGYRDHSKTQRDTANLRLGWDIDDASSLTLLINSLDQPETQDPLGLTAQQVREDRRQSVAGSQTFNTRKTVRHNQAGLNYTRRLSNDDQLTAMIYGGERYVQQYLAFPGGGQFSGGGVIELDRNFGGGELGWQRNTEAFGLPVELAAGVTYDYQGEQREGFVNETGRKGAQQRDEFNAVDSQDAYLISTWQLDPRWTLTAGVRHSRVEFDSEDDYLIDGQDDSGSVRYSQTNPALGLSYQWTPAMSFYAALGQGFETPTFQELAYQPQGSGLNFDLTPSKSRNAEIGMKYRQDQTRIDLALFESRVKDEIVAGEEQQLTGRGTFANAGRSTRRGIELAVEQGFDHGISAYLAYTLLDARFDEYQRADGSDLSGRTLPGVPRHSLFAELSWQPPGTGFITALEAQSLSQRYATDDNTAEAASGYAVFNWRAAYTHAVGNWEVEPFARIDNLGDREYIGSLIVNGAGARYYEPAPDRQWLVGVGLQYQWR; encoded by the coding sequence ATGAAAAAAATTGCACCTTGCGCCATTGGTATTCTTTCCAGCCTGAGCTTTCCCGCTGCCACCAACGCCCAGGAACGCCAGCTCAGCCTGCCCGCGCAACTAGTGCTGGGTAGTGAGGCGCAGGAGGACGACACGCGCCTGCCATTGGCTCGCAGCACCCTGTCGGCAGACGAGCTAGAGACCTCCAATCTGGGCGCAAATCTATCCGAGTCGCTGCAACGGGTGCCTGGCCTGGTGGCCGTTAACCGGCAGAATTACGCCCAGGATCTTCAGATCTCCTCCCGCGGTTTCGGTGCGCGCGCGGCCTTCGGCGTACGTGGTGTGCGCCTGGTGCAGGACGGTATTCCACTCACCATGCCCGACGGCCAGGGCCAGCCAGCCCTGTTCGATCTGGATAGCATGCAGCGCATCGAAGTGCTGCGCGGCCCGCTGACCACGCTTTACGGCAACGCCTCCGGCGGCATCATTCAGGGCTTTACTGGGGAAGGTAGTTTCTACCCCACACTGGAAAATCGCACTGCCTTTGGCCCCGATGGACTGCGCCGCTCGCGCCTGCGCTACGGTGGCCAGCATGGCGACCTGAATATCAACGCCAACGTCGCGCGTCTGGATACCGACGGCTATCGCGACCACAGCAAAACCCAGCGTGACACGGCTAATCTGCGTCTGGGCTGGGATATCGACGACGCCTCCAGTCTGACCCTGCTGATCAACAGCCTCGACCAGCCGGAAACCCAGGACCCGCTGGGTCTGACTGCACAGCAGGTGCGTGAAGATCGGCGCCAATCGGTAGCCGGCAGCCAGACCTTCAACACCCGCAAAACGGTAAGGCATAACCAGGCGGGACTGAATTACACCCGACGGCTGAGCAACGATGATCAGCTGACCGCCATGATCTATGGCGGCGAACGTTATGTGCAGCAGTATCTGGCGTTCCCGGGCGGGGGCCAGTTCTCTGGTGGCGGAGTGATCGAGCTGGATCGCAATTTTGGCGGTGGTGAGCTGGGCTGGCAACGCAATACCGAGGCATTCGGCCTGCCCGTTGAGCTGGCTGCCGGTGTGACCTATGACTACCAGGGCGAACAACGTGAGGGATTCGTCAACGAGACCGGCCGCAAAGGCGCTCAGCAGCGCGATGAGTTCAACGCCGTCGACAGCCAGGACGCCTATCTGATCAGCACCTGGCAGCTGGACCCGCGCTGGACGCTGACGGCAGGCGTTCGCCATAGCCGAGTAGAATTCGACTCGGAGGATGACTATCTGATCGATGGTCAGGACGACAGCGGCAGCGTGCGCTACAGCCAGACCAACCCGGCTCTCGGGTTAAGCTACCAATGGACGCCAGCAATGAGCTTCTATGCCGCATTGGGGCAGGGTTTTGAAACACCGACCTTCCAGGAACTGGCCTACCAACCACAGGGCAGCGGTCTGAACTTTGATCTGACACCGAGCAAGTCGCGCAATGCCGAAATCGGCATGAAGTATCGCCAGGATCAGACGCGCATTGATCTGGCGCTGTTCGAAAGTCGGGTAAAGGATGAGATTGTAGCCGGCGAAGAGCAGCAGCTCACTGGACGCGGCACCTTTGCCAACGCCGGGCGCTCGACCCGACGCGGGATAGAACTGGCGGTAGAGCAGGGCTTTGATCACGGCATCAGCGCTTATCTGGCCTATACGCTATTGGACGCACGCTTTGACGAATACCAGCGCGCCGATGGCAGCGATCTGTCCGGTCGTACCCTGCCTGGCGTACCGCGTCATAGCCTGTTTGCTGAGTTGAGCTGGCAACCGCCCGGTACTGGCTTTATTACCGCACTGGAGGCCCAGAGCCTAAGCCAGCGCTACGCCACCGATGACAACACCGCGGAGGCGGCCTCCGGCTATGCGGTATTCAACTGGCGCGCGGCGTACACGCATGCAGTCGGCAATTGGGAAGTCGAACCTTTCGCGCGGATTGATAATCTGGGTGACCGTGAATACATCGGCTCGCTTATCGTCAACGGCGCGGGAGCCCGCTACTACGAACCGGCACCGGATCGGCAATGGCTGGTTGGCGTCGGCCTGCAGTACCAGTGGCGCTAA
- a CDS encoding glutathione S-transferase family protein — MLKLHGFAVSNYFNMVKLTLLEKGLDFEVKVVHGSQDPDFLAISPRGKVPCLETEHGFINETNVILEYIEETQGGKRLLPEDAYQRAIVRALTKEIELYIELPARSCYMEVFFGGKVDQAIKAKAKAELLAGVATLKRHGKFAPYVAGSEMTIADVMFLYSFDLACAVAKKLFEIDLLADFPQAKALLEQLGKNANVQQVEADKNAEMAAFIAAAKAGKK, encoded by the coding sequence ATGCTTAAACTTCATGGTTTTGCCGTCAGTAACTATTTCAACATGGTCAAGCTTACGCTGCTTGAGAAGGGCCTGGATTTTGAGGTCAAGGTGGTGCATGGCAGCCAGGATCCTGACTTTCTGGCCATCAGCCCGCGCGGCAAGGTGCCTTGCCTGGAAACCGAGCACGGTTTCATCAATGAAACCAATGTGATTCTGGAATATATCGAGGAGACCCAGGGCGGCAAACGTCTGCTGCCGGAGGACGCCTACCAGCGTGCTATCGTGCGTGCCCTGACCAAGGAGATCGAGCTCTATATCGAGCTGCCGGCGCGCAGTTGCTACATGGAAGTCTTCTTCGGCGGCAAGGTCGATCAGGCGATCAAGGCCAAGGCCAAGGCTGAGCTGCTGGCCGGCGTAGCAACGCTAAAGCGCCATGGCAAGTTTGCGCCCTACGTGGCCGGCAGCGAGATGACCATTGCTGATGTGATGTTCCTTTACAGCTTTGACCTGGCCTGTGCAGTGGCGAAGAAATTGTTCGAGATCGACCTGCTGGCGGACTTCCCGCAAGCCAAGGCGCTGCTGGAGCAGTTAGGCAAGAACGCCAACGTGCAACAGGTCGAAGCGGACAAGAATGCCGAGATGGCGGCGTTTATTGCCGCAGCCAAGGCGGGCAAGAAGTAA
- a CDS encoding TIGR02647 family protein yields the protein MLKPEEIAEINLLNQFNLASALEGLKIHQHEASADVVAAAGRLHERGLTTLPDGGYLTSLGLDAAAHSQALLTILRAE from the coding sequence ATGCTGAAGCCGGAAGAAATTGCCGAAATCAACCTGCTGAATCAGTTCAACCTGGCCAGCGCCCTCGAAGGGCTGAAGATCCATCAGCATGAGGCGTCTGCAGACGTAGTGGCCGCTGCAGGCCGACTGCATGAGCGCGGTCTGACCACCTTGCCCGATGGCGGTTACCTGACCAGTCTGGGACTGGATGCTGCCGCCCACAGCCAGGCGCTGCTGACCATATTACGCGCCGAGTGA
- a CDS encoding CoA-acylating methylmalonate-semialdehyde dehydrogenase: MTLQLTHFINGKRTAASERTQPVFEPATGEERGQVSLASVSEVEQAIAVAKAAQPDWAKTTPLNRARVLFKYKALVEAHADELAELITREHGKVFEDAKGELTRGLEVVEFACGIPHLLKGEHTEQVGGGVDAWSVNQPLGVCAGIAPFNFPAMVPMWMFPIAIACGNTFIMKPSEKDPSTPMRLAELLTEAGLPDGVFNVVNGDKEAVDVLLTHPDVQAVSFVGSTPIAEYIYSTGCAHGKRVQALGGAKNHMLVMPDADLDQTVNALMGAAYGSAGERCMAISVAVAVGDEVADKLVAALSPQVKSLKMGNGMSSGMEMGPLVSAAHLAKVKGYVDQGVKEGAELVIDGRQVGVPGLEGGFFMGGCLFDKVTAEMSIYQEEIFGPVLCIVRVPDYATGVKLINEHEYGNGTAIFTRDGDAARQFCNEIQVGMVGVNVPIPVPMAFHSFGGWKRSLFGPLHMHGPDGVRFYTKRKAITSRWPTGIRSGAEFSIPTMK, translated from the coding sequence ATGACCCTGCAACTGACTCACTTCATCAACGGCAAGCGCACCGCCGCCAGCGAACGCACCCAACCGGTATTCGAACCCGCCACCGGCGAAGAGCGCGGCCAGGTTTCCCTGGCCAGCGTCAGCGAAGTAGAGCAGGCGATTGCGGTGGCGAAAGCGGCACAACCGGACTGGGCCAAAACCACGCCGCTGAATCGCGCGCGCGTGCTGTTCAAGTACAAGGCGCTGGTGGAAGCACACGCCGATGAGTTGGCCGAGCTGATCACCCGCGAGCACGGCAAGGTGTTCGAAGATGCCAAGGGCGAACTGACCCGCGGCCTGGAAGTGGTCGAATTTGCCTGCGGCATTCCGCACTTGCTCAAGGGCGAGCATACCGAGCAGGTCGGCGGCGGCGTCGATGCCTGGTCGGTCAATCAGCCGCTAGGCGTTTGCGCGGGTATCGCACCGTTCAACTTCCCGGCGATGGTACCCATGTGGATGTTCCCCATCGCCATCGCCTGCGGCAACACCTTTATCATGAAGCCATCGGAAAAAGACCCCAGCACGCCCATGCGTCTGGCCGAACTGCTGACTGAAGCCGGTCTGCCCGATGGCGTGTTCAACGTGGTCAATGGCGACAAGGAAGCGGTCGATGTCCTGCTGACGCATCCCGATGTGCAGGCCGTCAGCTTCGTTGGCTCCACGCCGATCGCCGAATATATTTACTCCACCGGCTGCGCCCACGGCAAGCGCGTCCAGGCACTGGGCGGCGCCAAAAACCATATGCTGGTGATGCCCGATGCCGACCTGGACCAGACCGTCAACGCCCTGATGGGCGCCGCCTACGGTAGCGCCGGCGAGCGGTGCATGGCGATTTCCGTCGCGGTTGCAGTAGGTGATGAGGTCGCTGACAAGCTGGTGGCTGCGCTGAGTCCGCAGGTCAAATCGCTGAAGATGGGCAACGGCATGAGCAGCGGCATGGAAATGGGTCCGCTGGTATCGGCGGCGCATCTGGCCAAGGTCAAAGGCTATGTCGACCAGGGCGTGAAGGAAGGTGCAGAGCTGGTGATTGATGGCCGCCAGGTTGGCGTGCCCGGCCTGGAAGGTGGTTTCTTTATGGGTGGCTGCCTGTTCGATAAAGTCACTGCCGAGATGAGCATCTACCAGGAAGAAATTTTCGGCCCGGTGCTGTGCATCGTCCGCGTGCCCGACTACGCCACTGGCGTAAAGCTGATCAATGAGCACGAGTACGGCAACGGCACGGCGATTTTTACCCGTGACGGCGACGCCGCGCGACAGTTCTGCAACGAGATTCAGGTCGGCATGGTCGGCGTCAACGTGCCCATTCCGGTGCCCATGGCCTTCCACAGCTTTGGCGGCTGGAAGCGCTCACTGTTTGGTCCGCTGCATATGCACGGCCCGGACGGCGTACGCTTTTACACCAAGCGCAAGGCGATTACCTCGCGCTGGCCAACCGGTATTCGCTCGGGTGCGGAGTTCAGCATTCCGACCATGAAGTAA
- a CDS encoding cupin domain-containing protein, protein MPIKDIIDFATANTEAEHYRPDPTKVLDGDPAQSVQNHYSSPCGQFSTGVWACEPGHWSISYSEHEYCEILEGESILHDSQGASRKLKAGDRFVVPAGFVGSWEVLKPTRKVYVIFEQAGG, encoded by the coding sequence ATGCCGATCAAAGACATCATCGACTTCGCCACCGCCAACACCGAGGCAGAGCACTACCGCCCCGACCCAACCAAGGTGCTCGACGGCGACCCAGCGCAAAGCGTGCAGAATCATTACAGTAGCCCCTGTGGCCAGTTCTCCACCGGCGTCTGGGCTTGCGAGCCGGGACATTGGAGCATCAGCTACAGTGAGCATGAATACTGCGAAATTCTCGAAGGCGAATCCATCCTGCACGATAGCCAGGGCGCTAGCCGTAAGCTCAAGGCCGGTGATCGCTTCGTGGTCCCAGCGGGCTTCGTTGGCAGCTGGGAAGTGCTCAAGCCCACCCGCAAGGTGTATGTGATCTTCGAACAGGCCGGCGGTTGA
- a CDS encoding beta-ketoacyl synthase, translated as MSRLPVIVGFGGYNAAGRSSFHHGFRRTVIESLPSAERQETLAGLAVLMKLVQVENDQYVDEEGQVLTPADIESRFGQQILDGTLVRRIEKRYLDVDAAHWQKNLTITGEAGKPFSFITLAKQLPEPLPTDWVIENLNDTEVMVTVYDGCDIKVDSYRALPVKSAGQLPSGFEPGEQYASRFHPRGLQMTIVAATDALRSTGIAWETIVDRVQPDEIAVFASSAMSQLDENSFGGLMQSRLKGNRVSAKQLALGLNSMPADFINAYILGSVGTTGAISGACASFLYNLQKATEMITSGRARVVLVGNGEAPITQECIEGYGAMGALATEEGLRGIEGKDDVDFRRASRPFSQNCGFTLAESSQFFMLMDDELAMQLGADIHGAVPDVFVNADGFKKSISAPGPGNYLTMSKSINSAMQILGEDAVKQRSFIHAHGSSTPANRITESELLDRVAEAFGIHELPLTAVKAFVGHSLASASADQLASALGTFKYQIVPGIKTIDAVADDVFQQNLRINTRDVARADNPLEVCFINSKGFGGNNASAVVLAPTVVDRMLRKRYGEAAFADYLSRREETRSAAQAYDQRALKGQLDIIYNFGQNMIDDHQIEITQEQIRVPGFSQPLVFRKDDRFGDMI; from the coding sequence ATGTCGCGTTTGCCGGTTATTGTCGGATTCGGTGGTTACAACGCCGCCGGCCGCAGTTCCTTTCACCACGGATTTCGCCGCACCGTGATCGAATCCCTGCCCAGCGCCGAGCGCCAGGAAACCCTGGCCGGCCTGGCCGTTCTGATGAAACTGGTGCAGGTAGAAAACGACCAATATGTCGATGAAGAAGGCCAGGTACTGACCCCGGCAGATATCGAGTCGCGTTTTGGTCAGCAGATTCTCGACGGCACTCTGGTGCGCCGGATTGAAAAGCGCTACCTGGACGTGGACGCAGCCCACTGGCAGAAAAACCTGACCATTACTGGCGAAGCCGGCAAACCCTTTTCTTTCATCACTCTGGCCAAGCAACTGCCCGAGCCGCTGCCAACTGACTGGGTGATCGAGAACCTGAACGACACCGAAGTCATGGTCACCGTCTACGACGGCTGCGATATCAAGGTCGACAGCTACCGCGCACTGCCGGTCAAATCGGCCGGGCAACTGCCCAGCGGCTTCGAACCCGGCGAGCAATATGCTTCGCGCTTCCATCCGCGCGGCCTGCAGATGACCATAGTCGCTGCCACGGATGCACTGCGCTCCACCGGCATCGCCTGGGAAACCATTGTCGACCGGGTACAACCAGACGAGATCGCCGTATTCGCCAGTAGCGCCATGAGCCAACTGGACGAAAACAGTTTTGGCGGGCTGATGCAGTCGCGCCTGAAGGGCAACCGGGTCAGCGCCAAGCAACTGGCGCTGGGCCTGAACAGCATGCCTGCGGACTTTATCAACGCCTATATCCTTGGCAGCGTCGGCACCACCGGCGCGATCAGCGGCGCCTGCGCCAGCTTCCTGTACAACCTGCAGAAAGCCACCGAGATGATCACCAGCGGCCGTGCACGCGTCGTGCTGGTAGGCAACGGCGAAGCGCCGATTACCCAGGAATGCATCGAAGGTTACGGCGCCATGGGCGCGCTGGCCACCGAAGAAGGCCTGCGCGGCATCGAAGGCAAGGACGACGTCGACTTCCGCCGCGCCAGCCGGCCATTCAGCCAGAACTGCGGTTTCACCCTGGCCGAGTCCAGCCAGTTCTTTATGCTGATGGATGACGAGCTGGCCATGCAGTTGGGCGCTGACATACATGGCGCGGTGCCGGATGTATTCGTCAATGCTGATGGCTTCAAGAAGTCTATTTCCGCGCCTGGGCCGGGCAACTATCTGACCATGTCCAAGTCGATCAACAGCGCCATGCAGATTCTCGGCGAAGACGCGGTCAAGCAGCGCAGTTTTATCCACGCCCACGGCTCCAGCACGCCGGCCAACCGGATAACCGAGTCGGAGCTGCTGGACCGTGTCGCCGAGGCCTTCGGTATACATGAGCTGCCACTGACGGCGGTCAAGGCCTTTGTCGGCCACTCGCTGGCCAGCGCCAGCGCTGACCAGTTGGCCTCAGCTTTGGGCACTTTCAAGTATCAGATTGTGCCCGGCATCAAAACCATCGATGCTGTTGCTGATGACGTATTCCAGCAGAACCTGCGCATCAATACCCGCGATGTTGCCCGCGCGGACAACCCGCTGGAAGTGTGCTTTATCAACTCCAAAGGCTTCGGCGGTAACAACGCCAGCGCCGTGGTGCTGGCACCCACGGTGGTCGACAGAATGCTGCGCAAGCGCTATGGCGAAGCGGCCTTTGCCGACTACCTGTCACGCCGCGAAGAAACCCGCAGCGCCGCGCAGGCCTATGACCAGCGCGCACTGAAAGGGCAGTTGGATATCATCTACAACTTCGGGCAGAACATGATCGACGATCACCAGATCGAGATCACTCAGGAGCAGATCCGCGTTCCCGGCTTCAGCCAGCCGCTGGTGTTCCGCAAGGATGATCGCTTCGGCGACATGATCTAG
- a CDS encoding aspartate aminotransferase family protein, producing MNSMQQPATQSQDQSLDEFWMPFTANRQFKSRPRMLESAEGMFYTDVEGREIIDGTSGLWCCNAGHGRKEIAEAVSKQVVKMDFAPTFQMGHPLPFQLAERLVEIAPKGLDRVFFTNSGSESVDTALKIALAYQRARGEGTRTRLIGRELGYHGVGFGGISVGGMVNNRKAFGVQLPGVDHLPHTLDLERNAFTRGLPKHGAELAEHLEKLVTLHGAENIAAVIVEPMSGSAGVILPPVGYLKRLREITAKHGILLIFDEVITGYGRVGAPFASQRWEVTPDIMTTAKGLTNGAIPMGAVFVSEQIQQAFMHGPKGLIEFFHGYTYSGHPVAAAAALATLDIYARDGLLTRAQELEIYWQEGLHSLKGMHHVIDIRNTGLVGAVHLASREGEPGARGYEVFEACYWDGLMVRCTGDIIAMSPPLIVEKSHIDRMINILGDVIRRTP from the coding sequence ATGAATAGCATGCAACAGCCCGCTACCCAGTCACAGGACCAAAGTCTTGACGAGTTCTGGATGCCATTTACCGCCAATCGTCAGTTCAAGAGCCGCCCGCGCATGCTGGAAAGCGCCGAAGGCATGTTCTACACCGACGTCGAAGGCCGAGAGATCATCGACGGTACCTCGGGTCTGTGGTGCTGCAATGCCGGGCACGGGCGCAAGGAGATTGCCGAAGCGGTGAGCAAGCAGGTCGTCAAGATGGATTTCGCCCCCACCTTTCAGATGGGTCACCCGCTGCCGTTCCAGCTTGCCGAGCGCCTCGTGGAGATCGCCCCCAAGGGCCTGGATCGCGTGTTCTTCACCAACTCTGGCTCCGAGTCGGTAGACACCGCGCTGAAGATTGCGCTGGCTTACCAGCGCGCCCGCGGCGAAGGCACCCGCACCCGTCTGATCGGCCGCGAGCTGGGCTATCACGGTGTCGGTTTTGGCGGCATTTCCGTCGGCGGCATGGTCAACAACCGCAAAGCCTTTGGCGTGCAGTTACCCGGCGTCGATCACCTGCCGCACACGCTGGATCTGGAGCGCAACGCCTTTACCCGTGGCCTGCCAAAGCACGGCGCGGAACTGGCTGAACATCTGGAAAAACTGGTTACGCTGCACGGCGCGGAAAATATCGCCGCGGTGATTGTTGAGCCCATGTCCGGCTCTGCCGGTGTTATTCTTCCGCCGGTCGGCTACCTCAAACGCCTGCGTGAAATCACTGCCAAGCACGGCATCCTGCTGATTTTTGATGAGGTGATCACCGGTTACGGCCGCGTCGGCGCGCCCTTCGCTTCGCAGCGCTGGGAAGTCACCCCGGACATCATGACCACCGCCAAAGGTCTGACCAATGGCGCCATTCCCATGGGCGCGGTGTTTGTCAGCGAGCAGATTCAACAGGCGTTTATGCACGGCCCCAAAGGCCTGATCGAATTCTTCCACGGCTATACCTATTCCGGCCACCCGGTCGCCGCTGCCGCCGCACTGGCGACGCTGGATATCTATGCCCGCGACGGCCTGCTGACCCGCGCCCAGGAGCTGGAAATCTACTGGCAGGAAGGTCTGCACAGTCTCAAGGGCATGCATCATGTGATCGACATCCGCAACACCGGCCTGGTCGGTGCCGTGCATCTGGCCAGCCGCGAGGGCGAACCCGGCGCACGTGGGTACGAGGTGTTCGAGGCCTGTTACTGGGACGGTCTGATGGTACGCTGCACTGGTGACATCATTGCCATGTCGCCACCGCTGATTGTCGAGAAGAGCCATATTGACCGGATGATCAATATACTCGGCGATGTAATTCGTCGGACTCCCTGA
- a CDS encoding MFS transporter, with protein MDWKTYGIVTTAVICVGLALGITLPLVSLRLDEWGYNAFAIGVMAAIPAVGMLVGAKITARLAGWLGTENAMRLVMVCSAVSVGLLAVWPSYALWLALRLVLGVSLTVTFVLGESWINQLIEDRLRGRLVAVYGSAFALSQLCGPLLLGVIGTAGDIGFWLSSGLLILGFGLLLQASGAPVVDAASTSGKALMGFVRKLPAVAWAVMLFAAFEAMTLTLLPVYLVREGFDAQRALLMVGAVVIGDAALQVPIGWLADKLSRTTLYKACGVVLLVSSLAIPALLQSVLIWPVLVLFGASAGGLYTLSLILIGQRYRDDALVRANAHIAMLWGIGSLLGPLSTGAASQWLSSHALPLLMAIAALVFIVLAWQRGAFSDVAVAEPQTDRTA; from the coding sequence ATGGATTGGAAAACCTACGGCATTGTGACCACGGCAGTGATCTGCGTCGGACTGGCGCTGGGCATTACCCTGCCGCTGGTATCGTTGCGCCTGGATGAGTGGGGGTATAACGCCTTTGCCATCGGTGTCATGGCGGCTATTCCGGCGGTGGGCATGCTGGTGGGCGCCAAGATCACCGCGCGGCTGGCCGGTTGGCTGGGTACCGAGAATGCCATGCGTCTGGTTATGGTTTGCAGCGCCGTATCGGTGGGGTTGCTGGCGGTGTGGCCAAGTTATGCGTTGTGGCTGGCCCTCAGGCTGGTGCTCGGCGTCTCACTGACGGTGACCTTTGTGCTCGGCGAAAGCTGGATCAATCAACTGATCGAAGATCGTCTGCGTGGTCGCCTGGTGGCAGTCTATGGCAGTGCCTTTGCTCTCAGCCAGTTGTGCGGGCCGCTGCTGCTGGGCGTCATTGGAACGGCTGGCGACATCGGTTTCTGGCTGTCCAGCGGCCTGTTGATTCTGGGCTTCGGGTTGTTACTGCAGGCATCCGGTGCGCCGGTGGTGGATGCTGCCAGTACCTCGGGCAAGGCCTTGATGGGATTCGTGCGCAAGCTGCCGGCAGTAGCCTGGGCGGTGATGTTGTTTGCTGCTTTTGAAGCGATGACGCTGACCTTGTTGCCGGTGTATCTGGTCCGCGAAGGTTTTGATGCGCAGCGTGCACTGCTGATGGTCGGCGCCGTGGTTATCGGTGACGCGGCATTGCAGGTGCCGATTGGCTGGCTGGCGGACAAGCTCTCGCGCACCACCCTGTATAAAGCCTGCGGTGTTGTTCTGCTGGTCTCCAGCCTGGCGATACCAGCACTTCTGCAGAGCGTATTGATCTGGCCGGTATTGGTGCTCTTTGGTGCCAGCGCCGGCGGGTTATATACCTTGTCACTGATCCTGATCGGGCAGCGTTACCGGGACGACGCGCTGGTGCGTGCCAATGCGCATATCGCAATGCTGTGGGGGATTGGCAGTCTGCTTGGGCCGTTATCGACCGGGGCCGCGAGTCAGTGGCTGAGCAGCCATGCATTGCCGTTGCTGATGGCTATTGCCGCCCTGGTATTTATCGTTCTGGCCTGGCAGCGCGGTGCGTTTAGCGACGTTGCCGTCGCCGAGCCGCAAACCGACCGTACGGCTTAG